In Nitrospirota bacterium, the genomic window GCCGGGCCGTTGCGCCGGCTCAGGCGGCGGCCCCGGTAAGTTTCTGCGCTATCATATGGGCCAGGTGCGAGAGGCTCTCGTCGCGGGCGCCCATCACCACCACGGCCTCCTCTTCTCCCAGGGCCTCCAGGAGTGCGGCCCTGTCCGGGACCGTCTCGGCGCGGCGTCCCCTGTTGCGCACCCCTGCGGCGAGGTCCTCGCTCGATATGTCCCTGGCGGCCGTCCCGCCGGCGTAGAAGATGGGAAGGAGAAGGAGCCGGTCGGCGTCGCGCAGGCCCGATGCGAAGGCCTGGATGTACTCCTCCCGCATGAGGCGGGTGGGGCCGTAGCCGTGGGGCTGAAAGACGTAGCAGGCGCTTGCCCGGAGGGCCCGCACCGAGGCCATGAGGGCCGCTATCTTGTGGGGGTTATGGGCGTAGTCGTCTATCACCAGGCGCCCACCCTCGTCCAGGTGCAGGTCGAACCGCCGCTCGATGCCCTCGAACTCCGCCAGATGGGGGATGGCCTCCCGCACCGGCACGCCCATCGCCGAAAGGGCGGCCAGGGCGGCCAGGGCGTTCAGGACGTTGTGCTTGCCGGGAAGGCTCAGCCGCACCTTCGTCCCGCCCACGGTGAACTCGCTTGACAGGGGCCCGAGCACCAGGTCGGCGGCCCTGAAGGCCGAGGTCTCCCGCAGGGAGAAAGTCAGCGCCCCGGGGGGGATGACGGGGGCCAGGTTGGGG contains:
- a CDS encoding Mur ligase domain-containing protein is translated as MADPRKIYFSGVGGSGVSALALFARMQGQDVVGSDRAFDQDPGHPLKKRLEAAGIRLVPQDGSALTREFGLVVMSTAVEPDRPEVLRARKLGIPLRTRPEYLAELCSAFESTALSGTSGKSTAAGLLAWLMERLGLGPNFLGGGRVKQFASEVNPGNALSGSSRRLVLEACESDGTIVTYRPRDTVLLNLALDHHRVEDTQEMFRALAGNTSGAVIANADDPNLAPVIPPGALTFSLRETSAFRAADLVLGPLSSEFTVGGTKVRLSLPGKHNVLNALAALAALSAMGVPVREAIPHLAEFEGIERRFDLHLDEGGRLVIDDYAHNPHKIAALMASVRALRASACYVFQPHGYGPTRLMREEYIQAFASGLRDADRLLLLPIFYAGGTAARDISSEDLAAGVRNRGRRAETVPDRAALLEALGEEEAVVVMGARDESLSHLAHMIAQKLTGAAA